In Vicinamibacteria bacterium, the genomic window TCAGACCCCGAGCTTCTGGCGGAAGTAAGCGAGGGTGTTGGCGAGCCCCTCTTCCAGGGACACCCGTGGCTCCCAGCTGAGCCGCTCGCGGGCCCGGGTGATGTCGGGCTGACGCACCCGGGGGTCGTCGACGGGGAGGGGCCTCGTCACGATCCGGCTCTGCGAGTCGGTCAGGGTCAGGATCCGCTCCGCGAGCTGGCGGATGGTCAGCTCCTGGGGGTTGCCCAGGTTCACGGGTTCGTCGACCTCGGAGGTCATGAGGCGGTAGACCCCGTCCACGAGGTCGGAGATGTAGCAGAGGCTCCGGGTCTGGCTCCCGTCCCCGAAGACGGTGACGTCTTCCCCCCGCAGGGCCTGGCTGAAGAACGCGGGGATGGCGCGGCCGTCCTCCACCCGCATGCGGGGTCCGTAGGTGTTGAAGATGCGGGCGATCCGCGTCTCCACCCCATGCACACGGTGGTAGGCCATGACCATGGCCTCCGCGAAGCGCTTGGCCTCGTCGTAAACCCCGCGGGGGCCCACGGGGTTGACGTTGCCCCAGTAGTCCTCCCGCTGTGGGTGGACCAGGGGATCCCCGTAGACCTCGGAGGTGGAGGCGAGGAGAAAGCGCGCCTTCTTGGCCTTGGCCAGGCCGAGGCCGTTGTGCGTGCCCAGGCTGCCCACCTTGAGGGTCTGGATGGGCACCCGCAGGTAGTCGATGGGGGAGGCCGGGCTGGCGAAGTGGAAGATGAAGTCGAGGGGGCCGGGTAGGGAGATGTAGTTCGTAACGTCGTGCTTGACGAAGAGGAAGTCCCGTCCCGTGAGGTGCGCGATGTTGGTGACATCGCCCGTGAGCAAGTTGTCCATCCCGACCACGCTCAAGCCCTGGTCGAGCAGGTACTCGCAGAGATGGGATCCGATGAACCCGGCGGCCCCGGTGACGAGGGCCCTAGGCAAAGCTCAGCCCGCCGCCCGGGACGGGGGGCGGGGGCGGGAGCGCTCCGCACCGCGTCCCCTCAGTAGGCATGCTTTTGGCCAAACCCCCGGAAGAGGGTCAGGATCAGGATCTTGATGTCGAGGAGGAGCGACCAGTTCTCGATGTAGTAGAGGTCATACTCGATCCGCTTCTCGATCGACGTGTTACCGCGCCAGCCGTTCACCTGGGCCCAGCCCGTGATCCCGCTCTTGACCCGGTGGCGCAGCATGTACTGCGGGATCTGCTTCTTGAACTGGGCCACGAAGGGCGGCCGCTCGGGGCGTGGCCCCACCAGGCTCATGTCCCCCAGGACCACGTTGATGAGCTGGGGGAACTCGTCCAGGTTGAAGCGCCGGAGCCAGGCCCCGATCGGGGTGCGCCGCGGGTCCTCGGAACTGGCGAAGACGGGGCCGGTGTCCTTCTCCGCCTCGTCCACCATGGTTCGGAACTTGAAGATCTGGAACGTCCTCCCGTCCAGGGTCATGCGCTCCTGGCGCAGCAGGATGGGGCCCTTGCCCCCGAAGAGCTTGATGAGGAGCGCGATCAGCGGGAAGCCCAGGCAGAGCACGAGCAGGAAGGCGGTGCCGATCACCACGTCCATGACCCGCTTGACCATGCTGTTCCAGCCCCGGAGGGGGACCTCGTTGAGGCTGATGATAGGGATGCCGTCCAGGTCCTCCAGGGCGGCCTTGATGGTGGCGTACTGGACGAGATCGGGCACGACCTTGATGTCGAGGCACTCGTTGCTCACGGCCTTGATGAGGCCGACCAGCTTGGCATGGTCCTCGAGGGGCAGGGCCACGTAGATCTGATCGGCGCCCGTCTGCCGGGCCACCTCCGCCGCCTGCTCCAGCGTGCCCAGGACCGGGAGCCCCCCCAGACCCGAATGGCCAGGGGTGTCGTCCAGGAAGCCTAGGACACGGTAGCCCAGCTCGCGGTGGGCCCCCAGCGTCTCCGCCACCGCCCGACCCAGGTCGCCCGCGCCCGCCACCAGGACCTTCCTCACGTTGTAGCCCGCTGCCCAGAGCCGCTCCAAGTAGCGGCGTAAGGCAGAGCGACCCAGATTCAGGAGGACCACGTCGAGGAGGACGAACAGACCCACCACCGCCTGGCTGTATTCCCAGAGCGGGGCCACCTCGGGCTGGAACCGATAGTAGACGCGGACGTAGAGCGTGGTCCCCAGGGTCAGGGCGGTTGCGATGAGGACGCTGAAGAGAATGCCGAAGAACTCATCAATGCGACTGCGGCCGCGCTTCACCTGGTAGAGGCCGTGGAAGTAGAGCACCGCCGGCCAGAGCACGGAGAGGAGAGGCAGGAGCAGGAGATAGCGCGAGAGCTCGGGCACGCCCTTGGTGACCGGGATGACGCGGCCGAGGGCTTCGAAGCGGAGGAGGTAAGCCAGGATCCAGGCCAGGTTCGTGGCCACCACGTCGACGACGACGAACGCGGCGACCATCACGCGGGTCTGGAACTTCACCATGGGGGGTTCGTTCTCATGCGGGCCAGGCTCCCCTGGGCGGCTCCTCCGTCCGCCCCTGCTCCTTGAGCGCCTTCTCCACGAAGGCCCGGAACCGAGATTCGAACACTTGGCGGCTGCAGGCCTCGGCGCGGGTTCGAAGCGTAACCCTATTAAAACTCAGGGTCTCCAGGGAGTCAACGGCGGCCTTGAGGCCGGCGGGGGAGCCCTCCCCGAAGAGCACCCCCGTCTCACCCGGAGTGACCGATTCCGGGCCCCCGCCCTCGGCGAAGACCACGGCCGGGCGGCCGCAGGCCATCGCCTCCAGGGGCACGATGCCGAAATCCTCGATCCCGACCATGAGCACGGCGCGGCACGATCGGTAGAGCTCGCGCAGGGTGGGGTCGTCCACCCGGCCGATGAACGTCGCCTCGGGGGGGGCGAGGGCCCGGAGCCGGGCCTCCTCCGGGCCGGTGCCCACGATCTTGAGGGGCCGCCCGGTGCCGCGATAGGCCTCCAGGACGAGGTCCACCCGCTTGTAGGGGGCGAGGGCGGAGACCACGAGGTCGAAGTCGCCCGCGCCGCCCGCGCCGGGCGTGAAGAAGTCGGTGTCGACGGGGGGCGGGATCACCTCCGCCTCGCGGCCGTAGTAGCGAAGGATGCGGGCGGCCACGTGACGGCTGTTGGCCGCGTAACGGTCGACGGCACCGGAGGTCGCCACATCCCAGGCGCGGAGGGCCTCCGCGGCCAGGGGAACGACCCGGCGGGCCAGGGGGGAGAGCCGGGGAGGGGCGAAGTAGTCGAGGTAGCGGTCCCAGACGTACCGCATGGGGGTGTGGCAGTAGCAGAGGTGGAGGGCACCCGACGCGGCCCGCACCCCCTTGGCCACGCAGTGGGAGCTGGAGATCACGAGATCGTGGCCGGCGAGGTCGATAGAGGCGGCGGCGGCGGGAAAGAGCGGCAGGTAATGACGGTAGTGCCGGGCCGCGCCGGGGAGGGATTGCACGAACGTGGTGCGGATGTCGCGCGCCTCCAACTCCGGGCAGAGCGAACCCCGCACGTGCAGAAGGGTGAAGATGGGTGCTTCGGGAAAGAGCCGGGCCAGGGAGAGGAGAACCTTCTCCCCCCCCCGCATGCCGGTGAGCCAGTCGTGGACGAGGGCGACCTTCAGCGCATTTCCTGGGCGGCCAGCGCGGGGAGCGGCCGCCCCAGGGCCCTCAGATAGCCGGAGTGGATGGCCTTGACCGAGCGTTTCCAGCTGAAGTCGCGGACGCGGGACCGGCCCCGCTCCACGAGCACCGCGCGCAGGGCGTCGTCGCCCAGAACCCGCTCGATCCCAAGCGCGATCTCGTCCACGCTGTAGGGGTCCACGAGGAGGGCGGCGTCACCGACCACCTCGGGCAGGGAGGAGATGCGCGAGGTCACGACGGGGGTGCCGCAGGCCATGGCCTCCAGGGGAGGCAGGCCGAACCCCTCGTAGAGGGAGGGAAAGGCGAAGACCGAGGCCAGGCGGTAGAGGGCGGCCAGGGTGCGGTCGGGCACGAAGCCGAAGAAACGCACGTCCTGGCGCACCCCCGCGGCCTCCACGCTCCGGCGCAGGGAGCCGTAGCGGGTCACCTCGTCCCCGATGATGAACAGCTTCAGGTCGTCGTGGCCCGGGCGCTGCTTCACGCGTCCGAAGGCGGCGA contains:
- a CDS encoding UDP-glucuronic acid decarboxylase family protein, giving the protein MPRALVTGAAGFIGSHLCEYLLDQGLSVVGMDNLLTGDVTNIAHLTGRDFLFVKHDVTNYISLPGPLDFIFHFASPASPIDYLRVPIQTLKVGSLGTHNGLGLAKAKKARFLLASTSEVYGDPLVHPQREDYWGNVNPVGPRGVYDEAKRFAEAMVMAYHRVHGVETRIARIFNTYGPRMRVEDGRAIPAFFSQALRGEDVTVFGDGSQTRSLCYISDLVDGVYRLMTSEVDEPVNLGNPQELTIRQLAERILTLTDSQSRIVTRPLPVDDPRVRQPDITRARERLSWEPRVSLEEGLANTLAYFRQKLGV
- a CDS encoding undecaprenyl-phosphate glucose phosphotransferase, which translates into the protein MVKFQTRVMVAAFVVVDVVATNLAWILAYLLRFEALGRVIPVTKGVPELSRYLLLLPLLSVLWPAVLYFHGLYQVKRGRSRIDEFFGILFSVLIATALTLGTTLYVRVYYRFQPEVAPLWEYSQAVVGLFVLLDVVLLNLGRSALRRYLERLWAAGYNVRKVLVAGAGDLGRAVAETLGAHRELGYRVLGFLDDTPGHSGLGGLPVLGTLEQAAEVARQTGADQIYVALPLEDHAKLVGLIKAVSNECLDIKVVPDLVQYATIKAALEDLDGIPIISLNEVPLRGWNSMVKRVMDVVIGTAFLLVLCLGFPLIALLIKLFGGKGPILLRQERMTLDGRTFQIFKFRTMVDEAEKDTGPVFASSEDPRRTPIGAWLRRFNLDEFPQLINVVLGDMSLVGPRPERPPFVAQFKKQIPQYMLRHRVKSGITGWAQVNGWRGNTSIEKRIEYDLYYIENWSLLLDIKILILTLFRGFGQKHAY
- a CDS encoding glycosyltransferase, translated to MRGGEKVLLSLARLFPEAPIFTLLHVRGSLCPELEARDIRTTFVQSLPGAARHYRHYLPLFPAAAASIDLAGHDLVISSSHCVAKGVRAASGALHLCYCHTPMRYVWDRYLDYFAPPRLSPLARRVVPLAAEALRAWDVATSGAVDRYAANSRHVAARILRYYGREAEVIPPPVDTDFFTPGAGGAGDFDLVVSALAPYKRVDLVLEAYRGTGRPLKIVGTGPEEARLRALAPPEATFIGRVDDPTLRELYRSCRAVLMVGIEDFGIVPLEAMACGRPAVVFAEGGGPESVTPGETGVLFGEGSPAGLKAAVDSLETLSFNRVTLRTRAEACSRQVFESRFRAFVEKALKEQGRTEEPPRGAWPA